The Naumovozyma dairenensis CBS 421 chromosome 2, complete genome genome segment tcgTATTCATCATTTCCATGATCGTGATCATGATTACATTCTTCACCTTCAGCATGATCATGTTCTGGCATCTTTGGTGGgtcaaagaaattgaaaaatgattcCGTTGGTGTAAGTTTTTCAATGGTACGAACTTGTTTAGTAACTTTATTTCTTTGCTTTCTGGTTTCAACATTCACAGTAACATTGGATTCACTATCTTTCCAATTAATTTCTTGACCTTCTGCATGATCGTATATAAAATCACCTGAATATCCTAAttcattttgataataatacgtCTTAACCAATTCTTTATCAGTGAAAAATGGGTTCTCTTTactaaatttgaaaattaacTTGAAACCTGGTTTACCTTCAGTCAAATATTCCATGCTGATATCAAGTAAATATTCTAACACAGCTGCATCACGTTCCGTAATCTTATCACTTACATTTGGTAAATTCTCCAATGCTGTCAACCAAAATGATGGTATAcctttaatattttgattttccttcttttcttccccttcttcttcttcttcttcatttacaaaatcttcattttcttctagGATCATTTCTTTACCTTTAGAAATTTCCTCTTTAGAAGGTTGTTCCACACCAGAGATAATATTAGAACGACGTTCAAACAAAGgtttatatttattcaaatatttattttccaattcaaacatttcaatttggaaatccttttccatttgaaacaaatcattttgtaatttcttcaagGCAAACATTCTTTCCTTCACAACCATTGGTAAATTCTCTACATATCCAGAATCTTGACCTATCAAAGTACCCAATTTATCTTGAATAGATTGTAACAATAATGGTTCATTAGCTAATAGTGATTTCGCGG includes the following:
- the NAP1 gene encoding histone chaperone NAP1 (similar to Saccharomyces cerevisiae NAP1 (YKR048C); ancestral locus Anc_1.235), translated to MSAPIKTNPKSSMKIDNAPTPHNTPASVLGTSYLKNGNPVKHQKTIDEDAEAEATAKSLLANEPLLLQSIQDKLGTLIGQDSGYVENLPMVVKERMFALKKLQNDLFQMEKDFQIEMFELENKYLNKYKPLFERRSNIISGVEQPSKEEISKGKEMILEENEDFVNEEEEEEGEEKKENQNIKGIPSFWLTALENLPNVSDKITERDAAVLEYLLDISMEYLTEGKPGFKLIFKFSKENPFFTDKELVKTYYYQNELGYSGDFIYDHAEGQEINWKDSESNVTVNVETRKQRNKVTKQVRTIEKLTPTESFFNFFDPPKMPEHDHAEGEECNHDHDHGNDEYDADDDELDNLEDRLGLDYLIGEQLKDKLIPRAIDWFTGAALEFEYAEEEEEEEEEDDDEDDDDDDEDADEDEEDDFANTANKSEQAPECKQS